A genomic window from Triticum urartu cultivar G1812 chromosome 7, Tu2.1, whole genome shotgun sequence includes:
- the LOC125520903 gene encoding peptidyl-prolyl cis-trans isomerase CYP40, whose translation MEGGGEGAAPAPAAAAAEVKNPRCFMDITIGGEMEGRIVIELYASVVPRTAENFRALCTGEKGVGASGKPLHYKGSYFHRIIKGFMVQGGDFTAGDGTGGESIYGSKFEDENFILKHERKGILSMANSGPNTNGSQFFITTTRTPHLDGKHVVFARVIKGMGVVRSCEHIPVGEADRPTVDAVIAECGELPEGADDGVVNFFKDGDMYPDWPNDLDEKPTEVSWWMEAVESAKAFGNDNFKKQDYKTALRKYRKALRYLDVCWEKEEIDEEKSSALRKTKSIILTNSSACKMKLGDLKGALLDADFALRETEGNAKAFFRQGQAHIALNDIDAAVESFQHALDLEPNDGAIKRELAAAKKKISNRRDKERKAYARMFQP comes from the exons ATGGAGGGCGGAGGCGAGGGCGCAGCGCCGGCcccagcggcggcggcggcggaggtgaaAAACCCGAGGTGCTTCATGGACATCACCATCGGCGGCGAGATGGAGGGGAGGATCGTCATAGAGCTGTACGCGTCCGTGGTCCCGCGGACGGCGGAGAATTTCCGCGCGCTCTGCACCGGCGAGAAGGGCGTCGGCGCCTCCGGCAAGCCGCTTCACTATAAG GGATCGTACTTCCATCGCATTATCAAAGGTTTTATGGTACAAGGTGGAGATTTTACTGCTGGTGATGGAACAGGAGGGGAGTCGATTTATGGATCGAAATTTGAGGACGAGAATTTTATTTTAAAGCATGAGAGGAAGGGAATATTATCTATGGCTAATTCTGGCCCCAACACAAATGGATCTCAATTTTTCATCACTACCACCAGAACACCTCATTTAGATGGGAAACATGTAGTTTTTGCGAGAGTAATAAAGGGAATGGGTGTGGTTCGCTCTTGTGAGCACATTCCTGTAGGAGAAGCCGACCGTCCCACAGTTGATGCCGTAATTGCTGAATGTGGGGAACTTCCTGAAGGTGCAGATGATGGAGTTGTGAACTTTTTCAAGGATGGTGACATGTATCCTGACTGGCCAAATGATCTCGATGAGAAGCCTACAGAGGTTTCATGGTGGATGGAAGCTGTGGAGTCTGCTAAGGCTTTTGGGAATGATAATTTCAAG AAACAGGATTATAAGACGGCCCTGAGGAAGTACAGGAAAGCTCTGCGCTACTTGGATGTTTGCTGGGAGAAAGAAGAGATAGATGAAG AGAAGAGCTCAGCACTGCGGAAGACCAAGTCCATAATACTCACGAATAGCTCT GCATGCAAAATGAAGCTGGGAGATTTGAAGGGTGCTTTGTTGGATGCAGATTTTGCGCTACGTGAAACAGAGGGCAATGCTAAGGCCTTTTTCCGACAAGGACAG GCACACATAGCACTTAATGACATTGATGCAGCGGTGGAGAGCTTCCAGCATGCATTGGACTTGGAGCCGAACGATG GAGCAATTAAACGCGAGCTGGCTGCTGCAAAGAAGAAG ATCTCCAACAGGAGAGATAAGGAGCGCAAGGCGTACGCCAGGATGTTCCAACCTTAA